Genomic segment of Passer domesticus isolate bPasDom1 chromosome 4, bPasDom1.hap1, whole genome shotgun sequence:
CAACATGAGGAGCTCTGTGTGGTATTTTATAGGATTGCTCCTGTTTGTGACCCTGAGAGACTTAGGTTAATTTTTCCAGTCTCAATAAGAGCCAGTAAGAAAACTTCTTAGTAAGAAAATGGATTATTCTGCATTTCCAAGTCACTGCATTCCCTTCTACTGAAAGACTGCTACAAATCTCATGGCAAAAGTTGAGTCACTGAGTTGCTTTTAcccatggctgggttttttttcccctctctcttcaGTGTGTGCCCTCCCTAAGGTGAACAAAGATCTTTGGACTGAGGCAGTGAAACACAGacctgaaaaaaatcctcagtGGTTTTGGACGAGGAGTTTTAAACCAGGCTGTCTGGAGTTTGTCACCACAACTCTTCCTGGTGTCCTGTGTGGGACTATGGAGCTCCTGCATGGTGGACACCAAATAAAGTCCTTGGAGCATGAAAAGTCCTGAGGTCAGAGCACCCCAAGCCTCACTGAGGAGAAAGCCAGGCTgcgccctcagccccagccccatggggatggaaacacaaggaaatagctgtgtgtgtgtgctcctggcACCCAGCTCAGCCTCGTGACTAAACATGCTCTGTTCCTGCTCTCACAGAGGCACCACATCCAACCACTCTCATTTAGGGTGGAGAAAGAAGCAACCACAGTGAAAAATGAATCATTAGGAGCTTTTATTTGTGGTAGAAGTATCTGAGGATCCAGGTACAAAAGGAGAGCATGGGAAGTACAGATGTCACCAGAGCAGAAATGGCCACAGAGCAACAACTGAGCCAACACTCAGAGACCATTTCACCCAGCACCCAGGCATGGAGATGCACTGGGGAGGTTCTGAGCAAGCCCCTGCCCCACTAGGCAGCCTtggtgagcagagctgggcagaacACTTTGTAGTGGAGGTAGCTGAGCTTCTCGGAGCGCGTGCGCTTGAGCAGAGGGAACCATTCCCAGAAGGGAATCTCCACCACGGCGTAGCCCAGCAGCCGCAGCTGCCGCCGCTTCAggcagtgcagccccagcagccgcCTGGAGCCGTAGCAGAAGTGGTTCCTGTTGGACACCTGCAGTGCCAGCCTcacctccccaggctgccagagccctggTTTAGGCTCAGCTTGTGATGTGGCACCTGCAGAAAGGGCTCCACCCAAGCACGGCGTGCCTGTTGTGTCCCCTCTCTCCTGTCCGGGAATCCTGGCGTCGTTTCTCACTTCTGTGGGACTCTGGTTGTGAGCTCTGCCCTGTAGGAGCTGGGACATTAAATCATCTGTCAGACTAACTCCCATGTCTCTCAGCTTCTTGGCTGCCACAGGAGCCTTGAAGTTGAAAGGGATGGGACGTCCATCCGCGGCCAGACGCACCTCCAGGTCGCTGGACCTGGTGTGGGGCAGGATCATGTGGTTCTTCACGTACTCAGGGCCTCCCAGCATGCTCTCCAGGAGGGACGTGGCTTCCACAATTTCAGGCCTGATGTAGATTTCCCTCTCTGCAAAGCTTGCGACCATCTCAGTGAACTCCTGACAAAGCTGAGGGGTGAGGTGGCTGCCTTGGTAGGTCGGGCACTCGATTTCAACGCTCTTACCAAGGGTGAACAGGTCCTTCTTGAGCTCGTATTTGCTACCTCTGGTTTTCTGGACAAACTCCTCCCTCAAAGCAAAGTCTATCAGCTCCTCTGGGAAGCGTTTGACAAAAGCCAGGCCGAGCAGAGCAGTAAGGAGATGCTCTGGAAACTTGCTAAACTCATGGAGTTTTGCATGCAATTGCTTTATCAGGCTGGAATAAAACTCCTCCTCGTTGGGAGGTTCATAGTCCAGGCACCCAAACGACCACAGGAATTTGGCAGCATCCTTGCTCCGACAGTAGGACACCTTGGAAGGCAATGAGGTGGCTACAGCAGCCAAAACATCCTCGTCAAAGAAGTGCAGGGCTGAATAGGTGAGAGTGATGTGCATGATGCCCTGGATGTTTGTTGCAGGAATCCGAGCAGGAATCACCCTCCCGAGCTCCCTCATGAGGGGCAGGTGGTCCATGCGGGTGTAGCGCAGCATCTTGAGCACGTTCACCAAGGCGTAGGTGCTCATGTCCTCCATCTGCAGGGACACCCTGTCTGCAATCCTCCTCATGACGTGCTCAGAAATCCCACTGAGGGACTTGAAGAGCCCCAGGCAGATGgcacccagctcctccagggtgAAGGCGTCCAAGTGCTTCAGGATGGTGCTCTCCACCTTCTGCGCCAAGTCCGCGGGCGACCTCCGGCCTTCCCCGATGATGTAAAGAAGCTGCACAAACTGGGGCAAGGTGAGGTTCTTCCAGTGCAGGTTGGCATAGCTGAACAGAATTCCCAGGTAGGAGGGCACGCTGCGGTCCAGGCAGCGCCAGCAATcggccaccagcagcagctgctccaggcccatGTCCCACGCCCGCCGGCAGAACTCGGCCTCGCACGCGTTgagcagggggtgggaggctgGCACGGCCAAGGGGACACAAGCCTTTAAAATCTGGATGAGATCCAGGGTGCTGAACAGCCTGATGGCCATGACAGCTCGGTGGCACAGGGCACTGAACCTGGCGTCGGACACCAGCGCCGCGCGGCGCTCCGCCGGCAAACGGCTCAGCCTGAGGAAATAATCCGTGAGAGCTCCTGGGCTGCACTCACACCCAGCCACACTCTGTAAAATGCAGTCCCCTTCCTCTGCAGGGAGGGTCTGTGCTGGCTCAGCGCTGTCACAGGTGAGAGCTCTGTACTCAGGCCTGCCCTTCTGGAACGTGCGGGGGTCCTCCTTGGAGTCGTACACTTCCCGTTGCTCCTTCTCTGCTTCCTCCTTGTACAGCGTGGCCAGGACGGTCTGCTCCAGGAGCACGCTGGCCTTGGGCTTGGGCAGGACATTCCTGACGGGTGGCAAAGCTTGGGAAGAGGCAGTGGGGAATGTCTGTGgagcctgtgcagtgccagggcaggtgaACGTGTCACCAagggcctggctgctgtccctaTCCCCGTGCTGctgtgtgccagccctgcctctggcaTAGGCAGCTGGATTGTACAGCACCCTGTAGTCCTGTGGCTTCAGCAGCTGGATTGTAGCCCCTGATTCAGTCCCAGccttggctgctcctggcttatctctcttttccttcttgcttTTGCTGCTCCCACGCTCGGCCTTGCGCTCGGCTGTGGTAGAAATCGCTGtcaccctgcccagcctgggcaatCTTCGGCACATTAGCACCGTAGCCATGGGTCTCAACTTTAGTGGGGCTCAGAACTGCTTCCAGGTACTGAAAAAAGGGCAGACGGAGAGTCAGAGGCCTCCACCTCACAGGCAGCACCTTTTAATCAATCCTTTAGCTACCCCAAAGGGAGGTGGCACCGGTGCCTCCCCTGGCCAGGGCAGCTGGGTCCCTGCAAAGCCACTATGGAATGTCACCTCATGCAAAGGCAGCTCAGGATGAGCTCCCAGGTGAGATGGGTTTGGAGTAGAAGGCAGCCAGGCATGACCTGCTACTCAGCAGATACAAGAAACCTGGCACAGATAGGagagttaagaaaaaaaataattgttttttcatttttaagagaTCCAAGCTGCTTATCTTTCATTCTGAACaatgaaaatgtgttttttgtagaagagctgcagcttcaaGAGGCTTTGTGTGTTCAGACAGAGCATTCTGTCCGTGGTCAGCGTGGTCTAAATCACTGACCACCACCTGAGAAGTTGTCCAAACATCCAGGGTGCCCTTTGCACCTGGAGACAAGATGTGGAGCAAAATCTCCACAGAACCAGTGCAGAGAGTGAAAGCTGGCCCAGAACCTGCAGATGGAGGTGGGAGGAATGAAGAAAGTGGGAAAGAGCAGGGGAGAAGTAACACAAATCATTACGTGATGCTACATCCCAGGAACAGAGCTTTAAGCTTCAGATTTGAGAGCATTTCCAAGAGTTTTAGGGTAGAGGAGGCTTAAAAATGGCTGGTGCCTTCCTAACTCCTGCCTGAAGCTGCTACAGAGGAGGGTGAGGATGAGAAATCCGTGGGAGTCCAGCTGGGCGCTGCCAGCCTGCACTGGCTGCCAAAGCAGCCCTGTttaccaccaaaaaaaaaaaaaaaaaaaatataaagcacCAGGTGTCAGATTTTTCCCTCAAATCCTTATCCCACCCAAATATCCATCACACAGGTGTTATCCAGCTCCTGAAAACCCCTCAGTACCACACGGAGCTGGGCAATCAGGAAAGGCAAAGCCTGGCAGAGATGCTGCCACTGCAAAACACTTTGTGCTCCCCACACAGAAATGGAGATGAATCCTCAcggacagccctgggagctctgCTTGTATCCACGGCTtcctgagcagggagggagcaagATGTGGGATCAGTGCAGGCAAACTCAGCTTTGCAACAGCAAAATGGGCACTTTGGGGCACAAGAGGTGGGCTTGGGGTGTGTGAGCAGCACAGTGTGCTGCTCTGGCTGAGCataaactggattttttttggtgtgtaaGGAtccaggaacaccttccactttCCCGggatgctccaagccctgcttggacacttccagggatgggacatccactgCATCTCTGGAAGCCTGTTTTACTGAAGGAGATGAGGAGATCTTGCATCCTCTGCTCCATGGGCACAGCTTGGAGGCAGCAAACACCAGCCAAGAGGGAGGAGAAGATGCTGGAGCAGAAACCACCCCAGCAGAGAGGTGAAAAaaacagctgggctgggaccaagaggctctgggggggctgggagaaaagaaagggaaaatgaaatGTGGATTTGTGGGGAGAGCCATGAAAGGAGGAGGGTACAAGAGAGGCCAGTGTGGTTTTAGGGTGATCTGTAAATGTTGTGAGCTGCTCAAAAACCCACTGGGCACTTTATCTGTACCTCCAAACACCCtgaggcagccccaggagcacatCAGGCTCTGTCCCACAGACCCCAGGCTGTTCCAAAGCTGTGACTGTCCCATCTCAGCAAGAGAAGTCAAATCCTGCCAGGCAGGAGAGACTCTGCCCTTTCCTGCCTGTCTGAGGAGCAGGGAATAGAAAAACCTCAGAAGCTGGACAGGAAAACACAAACCAAGAGCTGGATTTCAAAGCTCTCCTGCTCAGCTCAGGGAATGTCTGATAAAATGGTCACTCCTGGCTCTAGGGGCTGTGGTGTCCAGCCTGAAGTGGCCTcaggtgctggggacaggggacaaggggacagcaCCTGCCTGGGGGAAGGAGAAATCCCCTCAacatctcctcctccagcacctcACACAGCCTGGACCATTAGAAGGGCTGGACCAAGCTCCCAAAATCATCTTGAACAAGAGGAGGGTGATCCAGGCGAGCTTTCCCAGAGATTTCCTGGTGTGACTCGACTTTTGAGCACCTTTAGCCATTTTTCTGCTAACAAACCCCAATTTATTGACATAAACCAACCCCTCCCTGCTGTGAAAGGAGATTCCCCCCAGGaaatccagccctgctgctcccagagcccctCCCAGCAGCAACAGCCCCAGCTCAAAGGCAGGGAATCAAAGGCCTGGGGAATGTGCTGCCAAGAACATCCTGCAGGGCCTGCCCGTGGAGCTGGGACACATTTGGGAATCCAGGAATGCAGaggctgctcctctcctcctctgctccaaATCCAGCCAAAAAGAGAAGAGCACACACAGCTGAGTGAGGCTGGGGTGGGACAAGACAGCTCCAAGCACCCTCAAGGGCAACGGGGCTGCTCCAAGTGATTTTTTCATGAtttctcccagccctggcccaaATCTTTGTGATCTCTCCAGTTTCCAGCCCATTTGTCCTCCAGCTCCACCCACACTTTCCCtggattttctcttttccttttcctttcttttccttttccctttcctttcttttcctttttcctttcctttcctttcctttcctttcctttcctttccttcccttcccttcccccccttttttttctataagttgttaaaatttatctttttttgtgGGAGTGGAGttggttttgcatttttttgcaGCTTTGACTTTAAACTTTTAGTGGTTGGTTTGGAGTCTCCCCAGGTATTTCTTGTTAAAGGTTTTAAGATAAACAATGGTTTTTTGTTGCAGAGCACATTTTTTACAtttggctttgttttgattGGGTTAAGGGTTATTACAGAagtcattttttttctttgatttagTAAAGGTTTGTTGCTGTTTAGGGTTTTACTGGaaagtggttttgtttttatgggTTATTAGGGTTTATTTAGGAATTTGTAttcctccctttccttcctcctcccatCCCAGCTCGGGGCAGGTCTCTGCAGCATTTTCACTTCCAAGGAGCCCAGGGAATTTTGGAGCAGGCTGGGAATGCCCTTTTTGGAGCTGCTCAGGCATGGAAACACCTCTGGTTGAGTGTCACCAGCAAACACCTGGAGAAGAACATTCCCAGAGGAATGCcacccagcccaggggctcagcctggccaAGGGGAGCATCCCAAAAATGCTTCTGGAACATTCTGAGGGGTTTCGGGAAGCCACTCACCCCGTGCTTCCAGCAAAGGGCAGAGGGAAGCTGCTTGGGATGTGAAATGAATGAACAGGGGATAAATGATGGGGATAAAATGCTGAATTTTGAGGATAAAACAGCTCCTTTTGGCCAACAGCCTGAGTGAACTCCGTGCTGGGCTGGagaggggagcagcacaaaAGGGATTTTATTTCCCCAACAGGCTGTGCTGTCAGGGCACAAAATTGTCACCTTTTGGgttgtttgtggtttttccttctcctgtgaggtcacagaagggtttgggtggGGAGGGATTTAAAGAtgatctcattccacccccctgccatggcagggacacctcccagtgtcccatccagcctgggcactgccagggatccaggggcagcctgtgccagggctcagcaccctgagggaacaattcctcattcccaaaatcccatccatggctgccctctggcagtgggagccattccctgtgtgctgcccctccatccttgtccccagtccccctgcagctctcccggagccccttcaggccctggcaggggctctgagctctctctGGAATATTCTCCTCTCCTggtgagcattcccagctctcccagagcagaggagctccagccctgcaccaTTCCCGTGCAATTCCCTTCTgaaggggcagggctggaagctGCAGACACATAACACACGAACACACAGagacatacatacacacatatatacacatatatatacacatatccGCATATGGAGCGATGCAGCACGAGGGCGGCCCCGCCGGCTGAGGGGGCggctggggcagggggcagAGGACGGGGAGAAGGGGGAGAGGACGGGGAAAGGGGCTGAGGAAGGGAGGGGAACGGGCAGGGGAAGGGGCCGGGACTCACCGGGGCCGctccgccgcctcctcctcctgcccccttCGCCTCCTCCCGCCGCTTCCGGTCGCGCGGCGGTGACGCCACGTCCGGCTCCCGTGCGGCCTCCAGTCACATGGGCGCCGCCATGacggccccggcgctgccccgaGTCACGTGGGCGCCGCCATGACGGCCCCCGCGCGGCCCCTGAGGCGTCGCGGCCTCCCCGAGCCCCCGAGCCCTGCGGCTGCCCCTGGAGCCCGGgcagtgcccagagccaggctggacacggctgggagcagcctgggacagcggGAGGTGTCGCTGCCCGTGGCAGGAGTGGATTTATGGTCTTTGAGGCCTCTTCCCGCCCAGAGGCTCTGTGAGGCTGTGGGTGCGGGCGGCAGAAACCCGCTGGGTGCCTGTGCACCCAGGGGTGTCCTGGTGTGAAAAAtgcgtattttatgattggcttttcacaaaaTCATGTTTGTAGAATGTACATTGTAAAAAGCATCCAGGTTTTAGAAATCTTACACAGGGGTTGGGAAATCTCGCTGGATTGTAAAGCGCAGGTGGTCACTGAACAGGAGTCCTAATTTGCAAATGAAGGAACTTGCTCCTATTCCTCCAACACTGGACAGAGGACTGCATGAAAATTCAAATCTTCAAAATTCAAATCTTCAAAATTCAAATCTTGAAAATTCATATGTTGAAAATTCAAATCTTTCCCAGACGCGGTTCTGTCTACTCGAAGATAGAGTTCTTGCAACACCGGATTGGGGAGCGGATGAAGACCACACGAAtattcaggaaaaagaaagaaacaaaggaaactTCGCTCCAGGCAATAAAAACAGAACATAACCAGGGCTCACCGAACGGACTTTGTGAACTCGGTAGATCTGATGTGAGAGGGGGTCAGGTCTGTGTTCGCCCTGTGTCGAGTCCCGGGCTTGgtgctgtccctttgattgtggctGACAGAGATTGTATTTcaatttatgaaataaaatctgTCTTCTTTGAATTTTAATCTTTCTCAAATTACTCATTTGGCCTGATCTGGTTGTTGCCGATAACACTGGGACAGCGGGAGGTGTCGCTGCCCCTGGCAGGAGTGGATTTATGGTCTTTGAGGCCTCTTCCAGCCCAGAGGCTCTGTGAGGCTGTGGGTGCGGGGGGCAGAAACCCGCTGGGTACCTGCACACCCAGGGGTGTCCTTTGTGCATCCCCAGTATGAAAAAtgcgtattttat
This window contains:
- the FASTKD5 gene encoding FAST kinase domain-containing protein 5, mitochondrial, producing MATVLMCRRLPRLGRVTAISTTAERKAERGSSKSKKEKRDKPGAAKAGTESGATIQLLKPQDYRVLYNPAAYARGRAGTQQHGDRDSSQALGDTFTCPGTAQAPQTFPTASSQALPPVRNVLPKPKASVLLEQTVLATLYKEEAEKEQREVYDSKEDPRTFQKGRPEYRALTCDSAEPAQTLPAEEGDCILQSVAGCECSPGALTDYFLRLSRLPAERRAALVSDARFSALCHRAVMAIRLFSTLDLIQILKACVPLAVPASHPLLNACEAEFCRRAWDMGLEQLLLVADCWRCLDRSVPSYLGILFSYANLHWKNLTLPQFVQLLYIIGEGRRSPADLAQKVESTILKHLDAFTLEELGAICLGLFKSLSGISEHVMRRIADRVSLQMEDMSTYALVNVLKMLRYTRMDHLPLMRELGRVIPARIPATNIQGIMHITLTYSALHFFDEDVLAAVATSLPSKVSYCRSKDAAKFLWSFGCLDYEPPNEEEFYSSLIKQLHAKLHEFSKFPEHLLTALLGLAFVKRFPEELIDFALREEFVQKTRGSKYELKKDLFTLGKSVEIECPTYQGSHLTPQLCQEFTEMVASFAEREIYIRPEIVEATSLLESMLGGPEYVKNHMILPHTRSSDLEVRLAADGRPIPFNFKAPVAAKKLRDMGVSLTDDLMSQLLQGRAHNQSPTEVRNDARIPGQERGDTTGTPCLGGALSAGATSQAEPKPGLWQPGEVRLALQVSNRNHFCYGSRRLLGLHCLKRRQLRLLGYAVVEIPFWEWFPLLKRTRSEKLSYLHYKVFCPALLTKAA